A stretch of DNA from Limnohabitans sp. MORI2:
TTGAGCTGACGCAACGTGGCTTCCGCGCCTTCGCGAATTTGTTCAGGCGTTGCAGTTTGCACAGCCAAACCTGCTTCGAGGCTGTCGAGCACGGGCAGCAAGCTGTCAGCAAAGCTCTCGAGTGCGAATTTGCGGGCCTTAGACACTTCTTCGTCCGCACGGCGGCGGGCGTTTTGCACCTCGGCTTGGCCACGGATGTATTGGTCTTGCAGCTCGGTCACTTTGGCTTGCAAGGTGGCCACTTCAGCTTGGGCTGCGGCCAGTGGGTCTAGCGCGGCAGCTGGCTCAGATGCCGCAGGCGCTTGATCGGCTGGGGCCATGCCAGCCATGTGAGAGGCCAAATGGTCAGCGGCAGACGGCGCTGCGGCTGCGGCTGCGGAATCTTTGTTTTCTGTAGGTTCTGACATGCTTTGTAGGGCTTGTTGGAGGGAGATTCAGCGGAGCTGAGGGCATCCAACCCTATTTCAAGAGGGGTTTTGTAAAAAATTTGCAAGGGCAAAACAAAGCGGGGCCGCGCCCCGCTTGCTGTCGGCAGTCAAAAACTGCCGTGAAACCCTTTTATTCGAGGCCGAGCAGCTCGACGTCGAACTTCAAAGTGGCGTTGGGTGGAATCACACCGCCCGCGCCGCGTGCGCCGTAGCCCAGCTCTGGCGGGATGATGAGGGTGCGTTGGCCGCCAATCTTCATGCCTTGCACGCCTTCGTCCCAGCCCTTGATGACCATGCCTGCGCCCAATGGGAAGTCAAACGGGTCATTGCGGTCGCGGCTGGAGTCGAATTTGGCACCTTGCTCTCCGTCTTTGTAAAGCCAGCCGGTGTAGTGCACGCTCACGTGCTGGCCAGCGGCGGCTTCAGCGCCGTCGCCCACCACGTTGTCGATGTATTGCAGGCCGGAAGGGGTCGTGTTCATGGCAAATCCTTGGATGGGTCTAATAAATGCGTAACCCCAGAGTGTACCCAGTGAGGTGTCTTTCCATGAGCGCGGTTCTTGATCGCTGACGCAGGCCTTTCATGATGGAAGAGAATGACGTTTTTGACTCATTCTGTGGAGTGCCCCCATGCAAGCTCGTCGATGTTTTACCAAGTTGTTTGCCCTCAGCCTGTTGATGGGCTGCATGTTGTCTGCACTGGCGCAAACTTACCCAACGAAGCCTTTGCGCATCGTGGTGCCCTTTGGGGCAGGTGGTGTGGCTGATCTGACGGCGCGCACCGTGGCACAAAAAATGTCGGAAGGCTTGGGCCAATCGGTGGTGATTGATAACCGCCCAGGGGCGGGCGGCATTGTGGCGGCCGAGATGGTGGCCAAGGCCGAGCCAGATGGCTATACGCTCTTGCTGATGTCCAACGCCAACGCCGTGAGTGCTGGCCTTTTCAAAGCCTTGCCTTTTGACCCCGTGAAAGACTTTACGCCCGTGTCTTTGATGGGCACGTTCGACTTGGCCATTGTCACCAGCGCTGAGTCACGTTTTCAAACCTTGCCCGAGTTGCTGTCGTGGGCCAAAGCCAATCCGGGCAAGCTCAACATTGGCAGCATCAACATCGGCAGCACACAGCATTTGACGGCGGAGTTGTTTAAATCAGTGGCCGGTCTGGATGCGCAGGTCGTGCCATTCAATGGCACACCTGCCGTGATGACGGCGTTACGTGGTGGCCAGATTGATGTGGCGGTTGAGGTGCTCAGCCCTGTGTTGCCTCAAATTAAAGGTGGCGCCTTGCGCGCCTTGGCCGTGACGGGGCAAAAACGCAACGCCGCTTTGCCTCAAGTGCCAACAGCCAAAGAGGGTGGGGTACCCAACTTGGTCTCGACTTCGTGGAACGGCTTGGGTGTGCCAGCCAAAACACCACAAGCCGTGGTGGAACGTTTGAACAAGGAGGTCAACGCTGCCTTGCAAACACCTGCCGTACGCCAAAAATTGTTGGAGTTGAATGTGGAGCCGCATCCCAGTACCGTGCCGCAAGCCCAAGAGTGGTTGCAAACCGAAATCAAGCGCTGGGGTGATGTGATTCAACGCGCTGGCATTCAAAAACAATAATCCACAAGCCAAGTCCCTCTGATGCTCAATATCCTTACCATCACCGGTCCCATTTATTTGTCGATCGGCTTAGGCTTTGCCGCGACCCGTCGCGGCATGTTTAGCAAGGTCGATGGCCAAGTCCTCGGGCGCTTTGTGCTGAACTTTGGGCTGCCTGCCATGCTGTTTAACGCATTGGCACAGCGTAATTTTTCAGAGGTCATGAACCCTAACTATTTGCTGGCGTATGGCGCAGGTTCTATGTTGTCGTTCGCCATCGGGTTTGCGGTGTGGCGACTGTGGCGAAAAAAATCGTTGGCCGAGAGTGGGATGGTGGCCATGGGCGTGAGCTGTTCGAACAGCGGCTATGTGGGCTATCCCATCCTGTTGCAGTTCTTGGGGCCCGCAGCAGGCTTGGGCTTGGCGTTGACGGTGTTGATTGAGAATTTACTCACGATTCCCTTGGCTTTGGCGATTGCAGAGAGTGGCGAGGCCGAGCATTTGTCTTGGCAACGCACCATCTTTGAGAGTTTGAAGCGCATGGCAAAGATTCCCATGATGCAGGCCATTGTGGTGGGCTTGGTGTTTTCCATATTTGGCTGGCATTTGCCAGAGGTTTTGTCGAAAACGGTCAATCTGTTTGCCGCCTCTACCGCAGCCATCGCTTTGTTTGTCAATGGCGGCTCGTTGGTGGGTATGCGTGTGATCGGATTGCTTCAAGAGGTGCGGTGGATTGCAATGGGCAAGTTGGTGGTACACCCCTTGGCGGTGGCCCTCATGCTCATGGTGGTGGGTCCGATTGAACCGAGCTTGAAAATTTCTGCCGTGTTGTTGGCTGGCATGCCCATGCTGGGCATTTATCCCTTGTTGGCGCAACGCCATGGTCAAGAGGGGTTTTGTGCTGCGGCTTTGTTGGTCACCACCATCGTGTCGTTTTTCACCATCAGTTTGGTGTTGTGGGGCATGGGTGAGTTGCCAGGATGGCATGTCTAAATAGCCGCCATGCACATCCAAGAGTCTGAAGTTGAAATCACGGCCATTCGTGCGCAGGGCGCGGGAGGGCAAAACGTCAACAAGGTCTCTAGCGCAATTCATTTGCGCTTTGATGTGAAGGCCTCGTCGTTGCCAGACGATGTGAAAGCCCGTTTGTTGTCGTTGTCCGATCACCGCATCACACAAGAGGGTGTGGTGGTCATCAAAGCACAAGAGCATCGCAGCCAAGACATGAATCGCATGGAAGCCTTTGCGCGTTTGTATGACTTGGTGCAGAGTGTGGCCAAGCCGCCTAAAAAACGCAAACCGACCAAGCCAACGTATGCCTCGCAACAGCGTCGCTTAGAGAGCAAGAAAAAAGCCTCGGCGATCAAATCGAACCGAGGCCGTGTGGTTTAAGTGTTCAGGATCAACGCACGACTAACCGTGCACCACTTTCAACTGAATGTGTGATTTCGCCGACTTCACAAGCCTGTGCAAAACCATGTTGCGCAAATACCGCCAGTACCTCGGCGACTGATTCGGATGCGCAAGCCACCAATAAACCGCCGCTGGTTTGAGGGTCAGTCAGCAGGGCTTGGTCAATCGCATTGCAATCAGTGCCCAATTGAACCTCGTGACCATAGGCTGACCAGTTGCGACCTGATGCGCCTGTGAGCATGCCCTGCTCGGCGAGTGCGCGAACGCCATGAAGTAGAGGGACTTGGCTCATGTTCAGCTGTACGGTGTGTTGGCAACCACGCGCCATTTCGAGTGCGTGACCCGCCAACCCAAAGCCAGTCACATCGGTCATGGCATGCACGCCGTTCAGTGCTGGCAATGCTGCCCCAGGCGTGTTGAGTTGGGTGGTGTTGGCAATCATCTGGGCATAGCCTTCAGGGCTGAGTGCATTTTTTTTGAGCGCGGCAGATAGCACGCCCACGCCCAGTGGCTTGCCCAAAATTAGGCGATCACCGACGCGAGCATCTGCGTTGCGTTTGATGCGTTTGGGATGCACCAAGCCTAAGGCCACCAAACCGTAAATCGGTTCGACGGAATCAATGGTGTGGCCACCGGCAATCGGAATACCGGCTTCGCGGCACACGCTTTGACCGCCATCCAAAATTTTGCCAATCGTCTCTGGGGGCAGCACATTCACAGGCATACCCACCAAAGCCAATGCCATGATGGGTGTGCCGCCCATCGCGTACACATCGCTGATGGCGTTGGTCGCGGCAATGCGACCAAAGTCAAATGGATCGTCGACGATGGGCATGAAAAAGTCGGTGGTGGCAATCAGCGCTTGCTCATCATTGAGCTGGTAAACCGCCGCATCGTCAGCGGTTTCAATGCCCACCAGCAACTGCGGTGGAATCGGCATGGCGCTCGTGCTTTTCAAAATCTCACTGAGTACGCCTGGCGCAATTTTGCATCCACACCCTCCACCGTGCGAGAGGCTGGTTAAGCGGGGAGGTGTGGCGGAGGATGGGGTGCTCATGGCATTGCTTTCTTAGATGGGCTGTTATTTTGCCAGCCACGCAAGGGCAAACCCATAGAGGCGTGGTGTTGCCTGTCTAGTAGGCTGTGGTGCATGATGTTTCACACTTTCAAAAGTTGCTTTGGGTTTTGGGTCTGCTTGCTGGGATGTTGCGCAGCAGTGGATGCTTCGCCCGTGCTGCGTTGTCACTTTGAAGTGAATGCCGAATGGGTTGAACACAGCTTTTTACCTGTCTCTGAACCTTACGAAGTGCCCAGTGTGAATTTGGCCAATCGGTTTCGATTCAAAGCCGTCGTGCTAGGCGATCAAACACGAGTTGATTTGATCAATTTGTATGTGTCTTACCAAACCCAGCGGCAACCCATGTTGCTGCAGCATGTGAAGTTTGTGGCGCCTGTGGCTCAAACGCATCCCACGCCAGAGTCACTCACCGGACGAGTCGCCTTGTATTCGCCATTTCTGGGCAAAGAGCTGCTCTATAGCTGTGCTCTGCATGAGGTGCAGCCATGATGCGTACGGTCCGATGGGGTGTGCTGGCCTGTTGGGTTGCAGGGACAACCTGGGTCTGTGCACAAACGGCATCAGCTGAGCGTGAGCAGGTCGTATCTGTGGTGTTTGCCGGCGACATCATGTTGGATGGCGCACCTCTACGTGCCATGCGCAAAGGCCAAGATCCATTTGCGGGCGTGGCGCATCTGTTTCGTGGAGCTGATTTGAGATTGGGCAATTTAGAGTGTGTGGTGGCGACGGTTGGCTCGCCGGAGCCCGAAAAACCGAATGTGTTCCGAGTGCCGCCCAAGAGTTTGAACTATCTACGCCGCCACTTTGATGCGGTGGGGCTTGCCAATAACCATTCGGGCGACTACGGGCCGCAAGCATTGGCTCAGATGTTGGGTTTGCTCAAACGCTCGGGTCTCGGCTATTACGGCGGTGGCCACAACCTCAAAGAGGCTCACACGCCACTCATCTTGGAGCGTCGTGGGGTGCGCATTGCTGTGTTGGGCTACGACGAATTTCAGCCGCGCAGCTTTGAAGCCGATCATGATCGCCCTGGTGTGGCTTGGAGCGAGGATGAGCAAGTGGTACGTGACATTGTGGATGCCCGCCGCGTGTGGAAGGCCGATGTCGTGATCGCTGTCATGCACTGGGGCTGGGAGGAGTCCACGGCCAACGCGCGCCAACGTGCCTTGGCGAAATTGATGATTGATGCAGGTGCAGATGCTGTGGTGGGTGGTCATCCCCATCAGTTGCAAGATACCGAAGCCTACAAAGGCAAGCCTATTTTTTACAGCTTAGGCAATTTTGTGTTTGAAGGATTTAGCGACCCCATCCACAATGTGGCGTGGGCGGTGCGCTTGGAACTCGACCGCCAAGGTGTGCGTAGCTGGCAAGCCCATGAAATTCAAATTGATCGCGCTGGTTTGCCGCATGCTGGCAAGCAACCTGTTCAACGTGTGACATTACGTTGACTTGTTGAGCCAAGACTCGCATGCATTGATTTTCTTGACCTCAGGGTAGTTTTCCATGCGCTGTAGTTTGCGCATGAAGGCCGAGGCTTGAAAGTATTTCAGTCCACAGCGAAGGCCTGTGCTGGACGAATAGGAAGGCATGACGTAGTAGCAAGTTTCACAGCTCAGTGCTTTGATGGGGTCGGGCGGGCTGTCGGTCATGGCAGTGGTGTAAGTGCGTTAGCTACAGAATATACGTGACCTACTTAAAGTCTCAAAGAACTTATGGCCGAAGTACTAGGCAACGCGCGCTAAGGCGTTGAGCCATTTGGTAGCCGGTAGTGGCCACCTTGCTTCAATCGTGTGGGCTTGTTCAAGCATGTCACTGTCAGAAACATCATACGGCGTGCGAAATGCAAGGACGATGCTGTTGCCTGCCGTCGTTGGCGCGAACGCCCAGACAGAGTTGTCTCCAAACGATGCTTTGATATTGGCAATGCTCTCGTTCACATTGGAGGCTGCCCCAAACACATTCACCACCATGCAACCACTGGGTGTGAGCAAGCGATGGCAATCACGATAGAAGTCTGCACTGTCGAGCACGGGACGGCGAGCCTCGGGGGCATATAAGTCGACCTGAAGCACGTCTATTTGCTGTTGCCATTCAGGGTGTCGAGCAATATCAGCCGCATCCCCAAGCAATACATTCAGTTGTGCAGAGTTTTCTGGGAGATGAAACCAACGCCGACAGGTCTCAATCACCTGTGGATTGAGCTCCACAGCCGCGGTGCGCATCTTCAGGTGATGATGACAAAATTTTGTCAGTGAGGCGGCACCTAACCCCAATTGCATGGCTTGCAAGCGTGGAACCTGATGAAGCTCTACGAACAACAACCAAGCCATCATCCGTTGTACATACTCCAGATGAATATCAAAAGGCTGGCTGAGTTTCATCGAGCCTTGCACAGCAGGGGTGTCTAAGTGCAAAAAACGCATGTCACCGTAATCTGAAAACGTCACGGCCGGATGCCCATTGTGGGTTTGCCCTTTGAATGCGCGAGCCTGTTTTCTGGCCAGCCAAGCTCCCAACAACATGGCCACCAAGCATGCAGCCAAGACACCAGCCAAATTCAGCTCATCTAAGAAATTCATAGACTGCATTGTGTCTTGAACTTTTTGGGATGACTTTGGCCGGCGAACTTTCAAAGAAAAAGCCCCTGCATGCGAATGCAGGGGCTTTACTTTTTTGGCTCCTCAACCTGGGCTCGAACCAGGGACCTACGGATTAACAGAAAGCCATGATGTTTAAAATCCTATGATTTATGCGACTTACAGCATGAAAACTATCGATGTGCAATATTGTGTGTAATTGATGTTTCCCCATCTGATCTGCAAGGCGTCCAGCTCTGGACGGTGCTGGGGTGTCCAGAATCTGGACACCGTCGTTTGTGAAACGACATCGCGCATCCACTGTAACAAGTCAAGTTCAAGCGCTATTTAAGACTGCGAAATCGATATTTTTTGAGCAGGGCGCATGTTGCATTGTTGTGACGTTTCTTGTTTAATGATGGCCCATATAGAACCAGTGCTTTATCAGCTCAACCCAGCCTAAGTAAAGTATCGTCATCGCCAATAGTGCCCCGTAAAATGCTGTCGGAGGCGGGGTAAACCCGAAATATTCTCCAATCGTTGTGAAGGGCAAAGCCGCTGCGATGAAAACTGTCAGGATCGATGTGGTGACGAGCCATGGGTGAGGTTTACTGCGCCAGAATTTCCCGCGCGTACGAATCACAAAGATCACCAGAACTTGTGTGCAAAGCGATTCAATAAACCAGCCGGTTTGAAACAAACGCTCATCGGCATTGAACACCGTAAGCATTACGTAAAACGTCAAAAAGTCAAACAATGAGCTCACAGGTCCGATGGTCAGCATGAAGTTACGGATCAAAGTCATGTCCATGACTCTCGGATGTTTGGTGTCGTCTGTGTCGACAGAATCAAAAGGGATGGTGATTTCTGAGAGGTCGTAGAGTACATTGTTAAGAAGAATTTGCGTGGGAAGCATCGGTAAGAAAGGGAGAAATATTACCGAGCCAGCCATGCTGAACATGTTGCCAAAGTTGGAGCTGGTGCTCATCAAGATGTACTTCATGATATTGCCAAATGTTCGCCTCCCTTCCATGACTGCGTCGTGCAATACAGACAAGTTGTGTTGCAGCATGATCATGTCTGCCTCAGCTTTTGCTACATCAGCGGCCGAATCGACGGACAGGCTCACATCTGCCGCATGGAGTGCTGGCAGATCGTTGATGCCGTCGCCTAAATAACCGACCACATGCCCCCGAAACTTTAGAGCATGAATCACGCGGTTTTTTTGCACTGGATTCATGCGACAAAACAGGTTCACATGCTCGACCATAGCGCCCAACGCTGCATCGTCCATGGTCGAAATTTCGCTTCCAGTGAGTACGCCCTGTACGTGCAGTCCTAATTGGGCGCAAACATGTTGCGTGACCAACTCGCTGTCGCCTGTGACAACCTTAATGGCAATACCGATCTTTTCAAGTGTTTGCAAAGTCTCAGCGGCACTTTGTTTGGGAGGATCAAGAAACGCAACA
This window harbors:
- the grpE gene encoding nucleotide exchange factor GrpE, whose protein sequence is MSEPTENKDSAAAAAAPSAADHLASHMAGMAPADQAPAASEPAAALDPLAAAQAEVATLQAKVTELQDQYIRGQAEVQNARRRADEEVSKARKFALESFADSLLPVLDSLEAGLAVQTATPEQIREGAEATLRQLKSAMERNKIVAIDPAVGAKFDPAQHQAISMVPAEQEANTVVTVLQKGYLIAERVLRPALVTVAAPK
- a CDS encoding FKBP-type peptidyl-prolyl cis-trans isomerase, which encodes MNTTPSGLQYIDNVVGDGAEAAAGQHVSVHYTGWLYKDGEQGAKFDSSRDRNDPFDFPLGAGMVIKGWDEGVQGMKIGGQRTLIIPPELGYGARGAGGVIPPNATLKFDVELLGLE
- a CDS encoding tripartite tricarboxylate transporter substrate binding protein, translated to MGCMLSALAQTYPTKPLRIVVPFGAGGVADLTARTVAQKMSEGLGQSVVIDNRPGAGGIVAAEMVAKAEPDGYTLLLMSNANAVSAGLFKALPFDPVKDFTPVSLMGTFDLAIVTSAESRFQTLPELLSWAKANPGKLNIGSINIGSTQHLTAELFKSVAGLDAQVVPFNGTPAVMTALRGGQIDVAVEVLSPVLPQIKGGALRALAVTGQKRNAALPQVPTAKEGGVPNLVSTSWNGLGVPAKTPQAVVERLNKEVNAALQTPAVRQKLLELNVEPHPSTVPQAQEWLQTEIKRWGDVIQRAGIQKQ
- a CDS encoding AEC family transporter; translation: MLNILTITGPIYLSIGLGFAATRRGMFSKVDGQVLGRFVLNFGLPAMLFNALAQRNFSEVMNPNYLLAYGAGSMLSFAIGFAVWRLWRKKSLAESGMVAMGVSCSNSGYVGYPILLQFLGPAAGLGLALTVLIENLLTIPLALAIAESGEAEHLSWQRTIFESLKRMAKIPMMQAIVVGLVFSIFGWHLPEVLSKTVNLFAASTAAIALFVNGGSLVGMRVIGLLQEVRWIAMGKLVVHPLAVALMLMVVGPIEPSLKISAVLLAGMPMLGIYPLLAQRHGQEGFCAAALLVTTIVSFFTISLVLWGMGELPGWHV
- the arfB gene encoding alternative ribosome rescue aminoacyl-tRNA hydrolase ArfB gives rise to the protein MHIQESEVEITAIRAQGAGGQNVNKVSSAIHLRFDVKASSLPDDVKARLLSLSDHRITQEGVVVIKAQEHRSQDMNRMEAFARLYDLVQSVAKPPKKRKPTKPTYASQQRRLESKKKASAIKSNRGRVV
- the selD gene encoding selenide, water dikinase SelD, whose translation is MSTPSSATPPRLTSLSHGGGCGCKIAPGVLSEILKSTSAMPIPPQLLVGIETADDAAVYQLNDEQALIATTDFFMPIVDDPFDFGRIAATNAISDVYAMGGTPIMALALVGMPVNVLPPETIGKILDGGQSVCREAGIPIAGGHTIDSVEPIYGLVALGLVHPKRIKRNADARVGDRLILGKPLGVGVLSAALKKNALSPEGYAQMIANTTQLNTPGAALPALNGVHAMTDVTGFGLAGHALEMARGCQHTVQLNMSQVPLLHGVRALAEQGMLTGASGRNWSAYGHEVQLGTDCNAIDQALLTDPQTSGGLLVACASESVAEVLAVFAQHGFAQACEVGEITHSVESGARLVVR
- a CDS encoding CapA family protein; translation: MMRTVRWGVLACWVAGTTWVCAQTASAEREQVVSVVFAGDIMLDGAPLRAMRKGQDPFAGVAHLFRGADLRLGNLECVVATVGSPEPEKPNVFRVPPKSLNYLRRHFDAVGLANNHSGDYGPQALAQMLGLLKRSGLGYYGGGHNLKEAHTPLILERRGVRIAVLGYDEFQPRSFEADHDRPGVAWSEDEQVVRDIVDARRVWKADVVIAVMHWGWEESTANARQRALAKLMIDAGADAVVGGHPHQLQDTEAYKGKPIFYSLGNFVFEGFSDPIHNVAWAVRLELDRQGVRSWQAHEIQIDRAGLPHAGKQPVQRVTLR
- a CDS encoding spermidine synthase is translated as MNFLDELNLAGVLAACLVAMLLGAWLARKQARAFKGQTHNGHPAVTFSDYGDMRFLHLDTPAVQGSMKLSQPFDIHLEYVQRMMAWLLFVELHQVPRLQAMQLGLGAASLTKFCHHHLKMRTAAVELNPQVIETCRRWFHLPENSAQLNVLLGDAADIARHPEWQQQIDVLQVDLYAPEARRPVLDSADFYRDCHRLLTPSGCMVVNVFGAASNVNESIANIKASFGDNSVWAFAPTTAGNSIVLAFRTPYDVSDSDMLEQAHTIEARWPLPATKWLNALARVA